TCTTGTAGGGATTAGTGCCGTCTTGACAAAGGTATTCTTCAACCGTAATCATCATATTTTTAATGGTAACACATACGTTACTATTAATGTTGCCGTAAGAACGACTCTTGGTCAATATAGATCAGGAGCATCGTTGACCAAAAACCTTGTTGTATTCGTTATCAGATTCATTTTTCTTTGTGGTAATCAGCACCTGAGTCACCCCATGTTTGGTTCGCATACCACTGACAAAATGCCGTACGCAATGCAATGGATACCATGCACGCTAGCCCACGCCGTTGAATATCTTTACGGTAACCCTCTACCTCGCTTGCTTCTCGGAATGTGTGCAGCAAGACCAATTGTTTTTCTGCGCCCTGCTCTGCCCAGAGTTCATACGCATCCTGAATTTGCTTGGCGGCCAACTTGGCGTCCTGCTGAGCTTTTTCTTGTTCCTGCGATATTTGGACAACTTTTTCTGCTTTCACGCGTGCCTCGACAGCAGGTTCTGCTGAAGCTGCTGTGGCGTATTGACCGCTGAGGGCTTTTTTGAAAAATGCGGCTTTGGACTTGAGTGGCGTTACATTGGTGGCGTTCGCGCGTTGCTCTGTCAGCGCTACGGTTTTACGCAGTAGCACCAGGTTATGGGCCGCGTAGAGCGCCCTCGCCTCCTTCTGCGATACACCTAACCGAATAATGGATTCCAGCAAATTGCCGTCGAACGGTTTGTCGACTTCCGCTTCAAGTTCAGAAAGTGCTTTACGCGCGATCTTGAATTGCAGTTCTTCTATGCGACGGCCATTCTTGTGTTCGATGAGTTCGACAATCACATCGCTGACCTGGTTGACTTCTGCAATTGCAGGCCTCAAGACGTCACGTGAAAAGTACTTATATTCATCGGTCTCGCGCTTGGGATTGCCGGTCAGGCGTGGTTGCCACCATTGCCAGTGTTCACGATTGGTGACCTTACTGGGATTGGTAACGTAGCGAGAGCAAATTTCATAGAGCGCAATACTGGCACCCGTTTTTAATTTGCTATGAATTTCCAGCGTCAGTTTGGTATAGAAGCGGGGATCCATCAGTCGATCCCGAATGATTTGAGGAAGCGCCCATGCAATCGTGGTGGAGTTCCCAGCGGTAATAATACGCGCCTCAGATATCAGGCCGCTGACGCCCCACTCTTCCCTGTTTTCTTCCTTGTGATTCCACTCGATCGACGTTTCCTGCATTTGACGAAAGCATTCCTTAAGCCATTCGGAGTCTTTCGATGTAGTGATGTGCGCCATCACTTCTGAAATGGATCGGCTGTAGGTCTCTCTGATGCCATCCTGCTGTGAAAAATACAACAGCAAATTGAAAAGACGGCGGGTCCCCAGCGTTATCTTGCCCTTTTTGGGGTTGATCGCAATCGTTTCATTCGGACGGCGTACTGCCATGCCTGAGTTGCTGGGTACATTCTCCATGGGGGACAATATACCTTGAAAGTGAATTAATTAGGTATTGTATTTTCACTTTAATGCCTTGCGAGGCATCGGCCCCCACAAAGACGCACTTAAACGCCAATCACCCCCATATCCACTCACCGCACGCCCCCAAAGAAACTCACCTTTAAGGATTTCGACAACCAATTCTTCTCACTCCTTCCCCCAAAAAGTTTCACCATTTCCTCCTTTAACCCGCACCAGAAGTGCTTCTTCGTGAATTCAATGTTTTAAAGTGTTTACATCTTTAATAAAACACTCAATGTCTGCGAGGGTTTTGAAACATAAAACAAAAAACCTCCGGAAGAAATTGAGGATCACTGATTTCGAATGTAACAGTGCTTAATACTAGGCTAAAGTGAGTCTTTTTGGGGTAAATCAGCTATTACTGCTATTTGGGTCAGTAGAGTCAACCTAAACAATTGCTTTGTCCTAGATTTGGTTGTAATGTGCCAGCAATACCGTTTAATAGCGAAACAGGGAAAGACTATGGACTTAAATTTGAAACCCCTCACCGTTAGTGGCGAAGACTTGACGGCACTGGCAGAACGTTCAGGGCGGATGTTGCAAAAAATACGGGATTCCATGCTACAGCCATTCCCGAGAAAACAACCTCCTACTTTCTCCAGTGGCAAAGTACAGGACATTTGTGGCATCGACAAGACCCGGATGAATTATTTGCTGACACGAGATTTTCCTCAAGGGCAGCAAGCTGCCAAAGGAAGGCACCGATTATTTACCTTAGAAGACACAATCAAGTGGGTCAAGGGAACGATCGCTAAAGACAAACAACGCCCTGCCGACCAACTAGGTAAAGTGATTGCCGTGGCCAATTTCAAAGGTGGTGTTACCAAAACAACGACATCCATGATTCTGGCGCAAGGTCTGTCAGTAAGACACGGTCGTAAAGTGTTGATTATTGATCTTGATCCCCAAGGTTCGACCACCACTTTTTTCGGAATCAATCCACATGCAGAAGTCGAAGCAGACCAAACAATTTTGCCTTTGATTGAAAGCACTCAGCCTGATCTGACGTATGCGCCGATGCAAACCTACTGGACAGGTGTAGATTTAATTCCTAGCTCAACTGATCTGTTCAATGCCGAATTTATCTTACCTTCCAAAGTAAACAGTGAAGACCCTGGATTCGAATTCTGGTCTGTACTGCAAAAAGGGTTGGCCCCCCTCCTCCCAATTTATGATTATGTGATCATTGATTCGGCCCCTACCCTTTCCTATCTGACGATCAATGCGCTGTTTGCTGCTGATTCCATTTTGGTGCCAGTGGTACCGGATACCTTGTCGTTCGCTTCCATGGTGCAATTCTGGTCGCTGTTTTCTGATCTGGTTAGTGGTTTGAAGGTCACCGGACAAGAGGGTAAACAAAAGGTATTTGATTACATCGACATTTTGATTACGCGTATGCCCTTGAAATCCTCTGCTCAAATGGTGCGTGACTGGATTATGAAAACTTATGGCGATCATGTGTTGCCTGTCGAGATTCCTGAGACATCGTTGGCCATGACCACTTCGGCAGAGTTTGCCACTATTTATGACATGCCCAATTACCAGGGCAGTGCCAATGCGTATCAACGGATTTGTGAACCCTATGACCGTCTGGTGGACATTGTTGATAGCAAAAGTTGCTTATTGTGGGGCATCGGCCTGACCCCAACCAAGGAGAAATAACATGGCATCCATTAAAGAACGACAAGCGAATAAAGCCGCCTCGATTAACCTGGACGACGATGACAAGAGTCCCGCCGTTGCTGTCCGAAGCGAGCCACGGACTGCTCCTGGGCAGTTGATGAATCTGCAAGGAAAGTACGCACAGGCGATGGATGAAAACAAGCAGCTGCTGAGCCGTTTGCATGAAGCTGCTCCCAGTGAATTGATGATTGCTGATTTGCGCGAAGTGGCGGGGCGTCGTCGCAAACTGACAGATGAACAGTTCAACGAATTGACCAACAATTTAAAGCACAATCCCTTAGTCACGCCTATTACGGTGCGCAAGGTGTCGGCGGGGGGGTACGAAATTGTGTCCGGTCACAATCGGGTACAGGCATTCAGGATGCTAGGCCGGGATCGCATCCTGGCTGCTGTCATCGAAGCCGATGATGACCAGACTGAATTGAGCGCTTTTTACGCTAATTTATTACAGCCTGATTTGCCCGATTTCGAAAAATACTTGGGATTCAATGAAATTCAATTGCGGCATCCAGAGCTGACGAGGGCGGACATCGCCACTAACGCGGGGGTCGCAGCCTCAACGATTACTCAGCTCATGAGTTTTGGCGGTTTGCCCGACGAAGTTATCGCAATCTTGCGGGACAAGCCAGAGATTCTCGGCGCGAACGCGGCGCAGGATTTTGCGAAACTGGTGAAGCAGGGGAGGGCGCTGCGCGTCATTGATGGCATTAAAAAACTTGCCGCAGGTGAATTGGATCAGGGTCAAGCAGTAAAATTTGCCGGGGCTGACACATTGAGCAAGCCGGTTTCAAAGGCGAGTGAGCCGGTCCGTATCAAGGCAGGGAAGTCAGTATATTGCGATTTAATAAGGGCTGACAAAGTTTTGCGGGTGGTTTTTAAAACAGCGGAAGAGGCGACTGCTGCGCAAGAAGCGGTGCTTGGCGTGTTAAGGGGTTTGGCCGAGGGTAAAAATAGGGCTTGATAGTATCAAGTCTTTTAAAATCAATGACTTACAAAATGTGATGAGGTTTTTTAAAAGGATTTTTGATCGTTAAAAGGCATTTTTTATTTATAGGATGGTTGATTGCCATTGGGGGGAGGGCGCTCGGCGATGGATCCGGTAGGGAAGGGGAGTGTGATGCAAGCCGCCCTTTAATGATATCGGTATGAATTATGTAATTAACCCTGGCAAGCGTGCGTTGAAAGTCCCCTGTGAACGACGTTGAGAGTGCTCCGTCGTCCTTGATGTGCTGGAATTCTTTGATAAGACACCGTTTGAATTCTGGGCTGAGTCTAGAGCCCAATTTGAATGCGATATTTTTGTGGGTATAGGTTTCACCATAGCATCTAGTTTTGGTATGTAAACCGATAGCATCCGCCGTATCAATCCATTTTTTGGCTGACAAGAAGCCACGGTTTCGCCCACCCTTATTTCTAATCTCCTCGAATACAGGGGAATTAGAAATCGGCGTAGGGTTGTTGACCCCTTCCCATAAATCAAAGAACAATACCGAATCCTTGATCTTCAGCCATTGCTCGATCAGGGGGCTGCCACGCATCAAAATGCGTCACCAATTCTGTGAGCCCAACCAGAAAGCAGTTTCCGGAATGTAATAGCTACTGGATTGTGTGATTTGAACTATTCAAATAGGCATGCAAATTCCGGAAAGTGAAGTATAATATAGATTCATAAATCTATTCATAAGCAATTTTTTGGATTTATTTCCGAGGTAAATTGCTTGGATCTCCCAATTTAGTATCTATTCATGAATAATTCGAAGTCGAAAGAAATTGCCATCGAGAATTTGCGGATCCTATTGAAGAATGGCCCTGCTGACGCAGCATCGATTGGTGAGAAGTTGAAAATATCACAGCCAACGTTTTCACGACTGTGGAAGGACGCGGGCCACGATATTACAAGCTTCGGGGCGGCACGCTCCACCCAGTACGCGATGACGCGGTCCATCGCTGATCTTGGTACGACGCTGCCATTGTTTGTGGTCGATCAAACTGGACAAGCCTCGCCATTTGGCGAGCTTCGAATGCTACAAAATAATTGGTATGTGTTCACGCCTGCCAATGGGCTCGCGTATGAGGTGACAGAAGGGCTTCCATTTTTCTTACAGGACTTACGTCCACAAGGCTTCTTGGGACGGATGGTGCCGCGTATGCACCCCGATTTACTACTACCAGAAAAAATCCAAGACTGGTCCGACGACAATGCGCTGGTGTACCTGGCTCGTCGTGGTGAAAACTTGCCCGGCAATTTGATTGTGGGCAATGAATCCTATCGTCGGTTTTTAACGCTCCGCGGCGCTGGTGATATGGATGCGCAAAGCGAATCCTCTCGGACATTGATTTATCCCGATCTCGCATTACGCGCCAATCAAGGCGAAATCATCGGCTCATCGGCAGGAGGTGAGCAACCAAAGTTCACCACCGCAGTGATGCGAGAAGACGGCGAGATTGAACATGTCATTGTGAAATTTTCTCCGCAACGCGATATGGCAAACGGGCGGCGCTGGGCAGATTTGTTGATTGCAGAGCATCTGGCGATGGAGACCTTGCGCGGATACGATTTACCCGCGTGTCAATCTGCGGTCGTCATGACTGACGAACGCGTGTATCTCGAAGTAGTTCGATTTGACCGCTGTGGCGTGCGCGGACGCACCCCGGTCGTTTCCATGGCCGGGGTTGATTGTTTGCTTGGGGCGCTAGATAAAAATTGGACACAAAGTACGCAACTATTGGTGGACGCGCGTCGCCTTTCCACTAAAGACCACGAGATAGTTCGATTGCTGGATGTGTTTGGGGCACTGATTGGAAATTCAGACCGCCATCCTGGCAATCTTTCGCTGTCGTGGCAAGCCGATGGCAAATTTGCGCTGGCACCTGTGTATGACATGCTGCCAATGATGTACCGGCCAAACACGCAGGGTGAAATCGTGGAGCGGACATTTGAGTTGGCGGTGCTAGATAAACTTGATTTAAGTACTTTGGCCAAAGCGCAAACAATGGCGGGAGATTTCTGGCATCTGGTCAACCAAGACGCCCGTATTTCGAAGGACTTCAAGGCGATCGCGCAACAGCACGCAGAGGTTATTGATCGAGGGTTGCCGGTATCAACATATCGTCAGGAGCCGAGTAACAACACGCCGCACCGATGACGCACTCAAGCGAGCTATTTAACGAAACCGTCAGTGCAGGACGAGACAGTATGGGGTTCTATTTGGAGCGCTACAATTAATATAGCTCACACAAGGCCCTTGATGGCAGGACGCCGGATGACTTGCTCTTGGGATCTATAGCGCTGAAGCACGCTGCGTAGGTGCTAATCTGGGTCATCCCGCACCGCGATTCTTGCGCTGCATAAGCGGTGGTGAGCGGCAGTTGGACAAGCCTGTGGCGGCGAAGAGTCCCTTAATAATGGCACATTTCTGTTCAATTAGACGGGCCCACTCCTTGGGATTGCCAAGGCAACTTTCGTTAATTGGGTGTTTCTATTTAATTCCATGACGTTTCAATGGTGTTGGGGCGAGGGTAACGGAATCGTCGATGTTTTCGATCAGTGCAATGCCGCATGGTGCGCCACATCGAAACGCTCGGCGAGTTCTACGAGTCGCTTGTCCAATGTCCATAGCTTTGCACCCGGCGTAATGAGCGTTGAGGTCAACAAGACCATGTCAACAAGCCCACATCCCATCCCGTACATTGATTCACGTTCAATGAACGCCATTGTCTCTTGCAAACCGGCAAACTGAATCATTGGCAACAAGCTC
Above is a genomic segment from Herbaspirillum sp. RTI4 containing:
- a CDS encoding replication initiation protein — protein: MENVPSNSGMAVRRPNETIAINPKKGKITLGTRRLFNLLLYFSQQDGIRETYSRSISEVMAHITTSKDSEWLKECFRQMQETSIEWNHKEENREEWGVSGLISEARIITAGNSTTIAWALPQIIRDRLMDPRFYTKLTLEIHSKLKTGASIALYEICSRYVTNPSKVTNREHWQWWQPRLTGNPKRETDEYKYFSRDVLRPAIAEVNQVSDVIVELIEHKNGRRIEELQFKIARKALSELEAEVDKPFDGNLLESIIRLGVSQKEARALYAAHNLVLLRKTVALTEQRANATNVTPLKSKAAFFKKALSGQYATAASAEPAVEARVKAEKVVQISQEQEKAQQDAKLAAKQIQDAYELWAEQGAEKQLVLLHTFREASEVEGYRKDIQRRGLACMVSIALRTAFCQWYANQTWGDSGADYHKEK
- a CDS encoding ParA family protein; amino-acid sequence: MDLNLKPLTVSGEDLTALAERSGRMLQKIRDSMLQPFPRKQPPTFSSGKVQDICGIDKTRMNYLLTRDFPQGQQAAKGRHRLFTLEDTIKWVKGTIAKDKQRPADQLGKVIAVANFKGGVTKTTTSMILAQGLSVRHGRKVLIIDLDPQGSTTTFFGINPHAEVEADQTILPLIESTQPDLTYAPMQTYWTGVDLIPSSTDLFNAEFILPSKVNSEDPGFEFWSVLQKGLAPLLPIYDYVIIDSAPTLSYLTINALFAADSILVPVVPDTLSFASMVQFWSLFSDLVSGLKVTGQEGKQKVFDYIDILITRMPLKSSAQMVRDWIMKTYGDHVLPVEIPETSLAMTTSAEFATIYDMPNYQGSANAYQRICEPYDRLVDIVDSKSCLLWGIGLTPTKEK
- a CDS encoding ParB/RepB/Spo0J family partition protein is translated as MASIKERQANKAASINLDDDDKSPAVAVRSEPRTAPGQLMNLQGKYAQAMDENKQLLSRLHEAAPSELMIADLREVAGRRRKLTDEQFNELTNNLKHNPLVTPITVRKVSAGGYEIVSGHNRVQAFRMLGRDRILAAVIEADDDQTELSAFYANLLQPDLPDFEKYLGFNEIQLRHPELTRADIATNAGVAASTITQLMSFGGLPDEVIAILRDKPEILGANAAQDFAKLVKQGRALRVIDGIKKLAAGELDQGQAVKFAGADTLSKPVSKASEPVRIKAGKSVYCDLIRADKVLRVVFKTAEEATAAQEAVLGVLRGLAEGKNRA
- a CDS encoding KilA-N domain-containing protein, yielding MRGSPLIEQWLKIKDSVLFFDLWEGVNNPTPISNSPVFEEIRNKGGRNRGFLSAKKWIDTADAIGLHTKTRCYGETYTHKNIAFKLGSRLSPEFKRCLIKEFQHIKDDGALSTSFTGDFQRTLARVNYIIHTDIIKGRLASHSPSLPDPSPSALPPMAINHPINKKCLLTIKNPFKKPHHIL
- the yjjJ gene encoding type II toxin-antitoxin system HipA family toxin YjjJ, whose translation is MNNSKSKEIAIENLRILLKNGPADAASIGEKLKISQPTFSRLWKDAGHDITSFGAARSTQYAMTRSIADLGTTLPLFVVDQTGQASPFGELRMLQNNWYVFTPANGLAYEVTEGLPFFLQDLRPQGFLGRMVPRMHPDLLLPEKIQDWSDDNALVYLARRGENLPGNLIVGNESYRRFLTLRGAGDMDAQSESSRTLIYPDLALRANQGEIIGSSAGGEQPKFTTAVMREDGEIEHVIVKFSPQRDMANGRRWADLLIAEHLAMETLRGYDLPACQSAVVMTDERVYLEVVRFDRCGVRGRTPVVSMAGVDCLLGALDKNWTQSTQLLVDARRLSTKDHEIVRLLDVFGALIGNSDRHPGNLSLSWQADGKFALAPVYDMLPMMYRPNTQGEIVERTFELAVLDKLDLSTLAKAQTMAGDFWHLVNQDARISKDFKAIAQQHAEVIDRGLPVSTYRQEPSNNTPHR